The following are encoded together in the Bos indicus isolate NIAB-ARS_2022 breed Sahiwal x Tharparkar chromosome 29, NIAB-ARS_B.indTharparkar_mat_pri_1.0, whole genome shotgun sequence genome:
- the MYRF gene encoding myelin regulatory factor isoform X11, which yields MDAPFGDPHLLRTITPETLCHVGVPSRLEHPPPPPAHLPGPPPPPPPPPHYPVLQRDLYMKAEPPMPPYAAMGQGLVPTDLHHGQQSQMLHQLLQQHGAELPPHPSKKRKHSESPPNTLNAQMLNGMIKQEPGTVTALPPHPARAPSPPWPPQGPLSPGPNSLPLSIARVQTPPWHPPGAPSPGLLQDSDSLSGSYLDPNYQSIKWQPHQQNKWATLYDANYKELPMLTYRVDADKGFNFSVGDDAFVCQKKNHFQVTAYIGMLGEPKYVKTPEGLKPLDCFYLKLHGVKLEALNQSINIEQSQSDRSKRPFNPVSVNLPPEQVTKVTVGRLHFSETTANNMRKKGKPNPDQRYFMLVVALQAHAQNQNYTLAAQISERIIVRASNPGQFESDSEVLWQRAQVPDTVFHHGRVGINTDRPDEALVVHGNVKVMGSLMHPSDLRAKEHVQEVDTTEQLKRISRMRLVHYRYKPEFAATAGIEAAAPETGVIAQEVKEILPEAVKDTGDVVFANGKTIENFLVVNKERIFMENVGAVKELCKLTDNLETRIDELERWSHKLAKLRRLDSLKSTGSSGAFSHAGSQFSRAGSVPHKKRPPKVASKSSSVVPDQACISQRFLQGTIVALVVVMAFSVVSMSTLYVLSLRTEEDLVESDGSFAVSTSCLLALLRPQHPGGSEAMCPCRSSQSFGTTQLRQSPVTTGVLGPQPSLLLGTTGPTRSAPAPALRTLDLCSTHPCPVICCSSPSPTPSTDPSLGPSFNPGRGLSPSPSPTTNRSGPSQMALLPVTNIRAKSWGLSANGIGYFKHPKSSNPMASPVVPFPGGQGKAKNGPSLGLHGRGRRAVPEPGLSPAQPTQAWGQPASLLADPVPSLTSIQVLENSMPITSQYCTSEDACRPGNVTYHIPVSSSTPLHLRLTLQMNSSSPVSVVLCSLMSKEEPCEEGGFLQSLHAHQDTQGTSHQWPVTILSFRRFTYHFRVALLGQANCSAEAPVQPATDYYFHFYRLCD from the exons ATGGACGCACCCTTCGGCG ACCCCCATCTCCTGCGCACCATTACCCCCGAGACCCTGTGCCATGTGGGGGTGCCCTCCCGCCTGGAGCAcccgcccccacctccagcccaccTGCCAggccccccaccgcccccgccgcccccaccgCACTACCCCGTCCTGCAGCGGGACCTGTACATGAAGGCCGAGCCTCCGATGCCCCCCTATGCTGCCATGGGGCAGGGGCTGGTGCCCACCGACCTCCACCATGGCCAGCAGTCCCAGATGCTCCACCAGCTGCTCCAGCAACACGGAGCTGA GCTCCCCCCACATCCCTCCAAGAAGAGGAAGCACTCGGAATCACCTCCCAACACCCTCAACGCCCAGATGCTGAACGGAATGATCAAACAGGAGCCTGGGACTGTGACGGCCCTGCCCCCGCACCCAGCGCgagccccttccccaccctggcCTCCCCAGGGCCCGCTCTCACCCGGGCCTAACTCCCTGCCCCTCAGCATCGCCCGGGTCCAGACGCCCCCTTGGCATCCACCAGGTGCCCCCTCACCAG gtctcctgcaggacAGTGACAGCCTCAGCGGCTCCTACCTAGACCCCAACTACCAGTCCATCAAGTGGCAACCGCATCAGCAGAACAAATGGGCGACACTGTACGACGCTAACTACAAGGAGCT GCCCATGCTCACCTACCGCGTGGACGCCGACAAAGGCTTCAACTTTTCGGTGGGCGACGACGCCTTCGTGTGCCAGAAGAAGAACCACTTCCAGGTGACGGCGTACATCGGCATGCTGGGCGAGCCCAAGTACGTCAAGACGCCCGAAGGCCTCAAGCCCCTGGACTGCTTCTACCTGAAGCTGCACGGAGTGAAG TTGGAGGCCCTGAACCAGTCCATCAACATCGAGCAGTCGCAGTCGGACCGAAGCAAGCGGCCCTTCAACCCCGTCTC GGTCAATCTGCCCCCCGAACAGGTCACGAAAGTGACTGTGGGGAGGCTGCACTTCAGCGAGACCACTGCCAACAACATGCGCAAGAAGGGCAAGCCCAACCCCGACCAGAG GTACTTCATGCTGGTGGTGGCCCTCCAGGCCCACGCACAAAATCAGAACTACACACTGGCCGCCCAGATCTCAGAGCGCATCATCGTCCGG GCCTCCAATCCAGGCCAGTTTGAGAGTGATAGCGAGGTGCTGTGGCAGCGGGCGCAGGTGCCGGACACGGTCTTCCACCATGGCCGTGTAGGCATCAACACGGACCGGCCCGATGAGGCGCTGGTGGTGCACGGCAACGTCAAGGTCATGGGCTCGCTCATGCACCCCTCGGACCTGCGGGCGAAGGAGCACGtgcaggag GTGGACACCACCGAGCAGCTGAAGAGGATCTCGCGCATGCGGCTGGTGCACTACAGGTACAAGCCGGAGTTTGCCGCCACTGCCGGCATCGAAGCCGCTGCGCCAGAAACGG GTGTCATCGCTCAGGAGGTGAAGGAGATCCTGCCCGAGGCCGTGAAGGACACGGGAGACGTGGTCTTTGCCAATGGGAAAACCATAGAGAACTTCCTGGTGGTGAACAAG GAGCGCATCTTCATGGAGAACGTGGGTGCCGTGAAGGAGCTGTGCAAGCTGACGGACAACCTGGAGACGCGCATCGACGAGCTGGAGCGCTGGAGCCACAAGCTGGCCAAGCTGCGGCGTCTCGACAGCCTCAAGTCCACCGGCAGCTCGGGCGCCTTCAG CCATGCAGGGAGCCAGTTCAGCCGGGCAGGCAGCGTCCCCCACAAGAAGAGGCCCCCCAAGGTGGCCAGCAAG TCATCATCTGTGGTCCCAGACCAGGCCTGCATCAGCCAGCGCTTCCTGCAGGGAACCATCGTGGCCCTGGTGGTGGTCATGGCCTTCAG CGTGGTGTCCATGTCCACATTGTACGTGCTGAGCCTGCGCACCGAGGAGGATCTGGTGGAAAGTGATGG CTCTTTTGCCGTGTCTACTTCCTGTCTTCTGGCCCTGCTCCGGCCCCAGCACCCTGGGGGGAGCGAGGCCATGTGCCCATG CAGGTCCAGCCAGAGCTTTGGGACCACTCAGCTCCGACAGTCCCCCGTGACCACTGGGGTGCTGGGCCCGCAGCCCTCTCTGCTGCTGG GTACCACTGGCCCGACCCGCTCAGCCCCAGCTCCGGCACTCCGCACCTTGGACCTGTGCTCTACCCACCCCTGCCCCGTCATTTGCTGCTCCTCGCCCAGCCCCACTCCCTCCACCGACCCTAGTCTGGGCCCCAGCTTTAATCCCGGTCGTGGTCTCAGCCCTAGTCCCAGCCCCACCACCAACCGCTCAG GCCCCAGCCAGATGGCCCTGCTGCCGGTCACCAACATCAGAGCCAAGTCCTGGGGCCTGTCAGCCAATGGCATTGGCTACTTCAAGCATCCAAAGAGCTCGAACCCCATGGCCAGCCCTGTGGTCCCCTTTCCTGGGGGCCAGGGCAAAGCCAAGAATGGCCCCAGCCTTGGTCTCCATGGCCGGGGCCGCCGAGCGGTTCCCGAGCCTGGCCTGAGCCCTGCTCAGCCCACTCAGGCCTGGGGCCAGCCAG CCTCTCTCCTTGCAGACCCAGTGCCATCCCTGACCTCCATCCAGGTGTTGGAGAATTCGATGCCCATTACTTCCCAGTACTGCACTTCAGAGGATGCCTGCAG GCCTGGAAACGTCACCTACCACATCCCGGTCAGCAGCAGCACCCCCCTGCACCTCCGCCTGACCCTGCAGATGAA CTCCTCGTCCCCCGTGTCCGTGGTGCTGTGCAGCCTGATGTCAAAGGAGGAGCCGTGTGAAGAGGGGGGCTTTCTACAGAGCCTTCACGCCCACCAGGACACCCAG
- the MYRF gene encoding myelin regulatory factor isoform X3, whose product MPAPGGGPPPSPAGHDINGALEPSNIDTSILEEYISKEDASDLCFPDISAPASAASYPHGQPAIPGSSGVHHLSPPGGGPSPGRHGALPPPSYSAPLNCNNNNGVGVAPKPFLGGSGPPIKAEPKAPYAPGTLPDSPPDSGSEAYSPQQVNDPHLLRTITPETLCHVGVPSRLEHPPPPPAHLPGPPPPPPPPPHYPVLQRDLYMKAEPPMPPYAAMGQGLVPTDLHHGQQSQMLHQLLQQHGAELPPHPSKKRKHSESPPNTLNAQMLNGMIKQEPGTVTALPPHPARAPSPPWPPQGPLSPGPNSLPLSIARVQTPPWHPPGAPSPGLLQDSDSLSGSYLDPNYQSIKWQPHQQNKWATLYDANYKELPMLTYRVDADKGFNFSVGDDAFVCQKKNHFQVTAYIGMLGEPKYVKTPEGLKPLDCFYLKLHGVKLEALNQSINIEQSQSDRSKRPFNPVSVNLPPEQVTKVTVGRLHFSETTANNMRKKGKPNPDQRYFMLVVALQAHAQNQNYTLAAQISERIIVRASNPGQFESDSEVLWQRAQVPDTVFHHGRVGINTDRPDEALVVHGNVKVMGSLMHPSDLRAKEHVQEVDTTEQLKRISRMRLVHYRYKPEFAATAGIEAAAPETGVIAQEVKEILPEAVKDTGDVVFANGKTIENFLVVNKERIFMENVGAVKELCKLTDNLETRIDELERWSHKLAKLRRLDSLKSTGSSGAFSHAGSQFSRAGSVPHKKRPPKVASKSSSVVPDQACISQRFLQGTIVALVVVMAFSVVSMSTLYVLSLRTEEDLVESDGSFAVSTSCLLALLRPQHPGGSEAMCPCRSSQSFGTTQLRQSPVTTGVLGPQPSLLLGTTGPTRSAPAPALRTLDLCSTHPCPVICCSSPSPTPSTDPSLGPSFNPGRGLSPSPSPTTNRSGPSQMALLPVTNIRAKSWGLSANGIGYFKHPKSSNPMASPVVPFPGGQGKAKNGPSLGLHGRGRRAVPEPGLSPAQPTQAWGQPASLLADPVPSLTSIQVLENSMPITSQYCTSEDACRPGNVTYHIPVSSSTPLHLRLTLQMNSSSPVSVVLCSLMSKEEPCEEGGFLQSLHAHQDTQGTSHQWPVTILSFRRFTYHFRVALLGQANCSAEAPVQPATDYYFHFYRLCD is encoded by the exons GCCACGACATCAACGGCGCCCTGGAGCCTTCCAACATAGACACGAGCATCCTGGAGGAGTACATCAGCAAGGAGGACGCCTCTGACCT CTGCTTCCCTGACATCTCTGCTCCAGCCAGTGCGGCCTCCTACCCCCATGGGCAGCCAGCGATCCCCGGCTCCAGCGGGGTCCACCACCTGAGCCCCCCGGGGGGCGGACCCTCCCCGGGGCGCCATGGGGCCCTCCCACCCCCGAGCTACAGCGCCCCGCTCAACTGCAACAACAACAACGGCGTGGGTGTTGCTCCCAAGCCCTTCCTGGGGGGTTCTGGGCCCCCCATCAAGGCAGAGCCCAAGGCTCCCTATGCCCCCGG CACCCTGCCAGACTCTCCCCCAGACTCAGGCTCCGAGGCCTACTCCCCCCAGCAGGTGAATG ACCCCCATCTCCTGCGCACCATTACCCCCGAGACCCTGTGCCATGTGGGGGTGCCCTCCCGCCTGGAGCAcccgcccccacctccagcccaccTGCCAggccccccaccgcccccgccgcccccaccgCACTACCCCGTCCTGCAGCGGGACCTGTACATGAAGGCCGAGCCTCCGATGCCCCCCTATGCTGCCATGGGGCAGGGGCTGGTGCCCACCGACCTCCACCATGGCCAGCAGTCCCAGATGCTCCACCAGCTGCTCCAGCAACACGGAGCTGA GCTCCCCCCACATCCCTCCAAGAAGAGGAAGCACTCGGAATCACCTCCCAACACCCTCAACGCCCAGATGCTGAACGGAATGATCAAACAGGAGCCTGGGACTGTGACGGCCCTGCCCCCGCACCCAGCGCgagccccttccccaccctggcCTCCCCAGGGCCCGCTCTCACCCGGGCCTAACTCCCTGCCCCTCAGCATCGCCCGGGTCCAGACGCCCCCTTGGCATCCACCAGGTGCCCCCTCACCAG gtctcctgcaggacAGTGACAGCCTCAGCGGCTCCTACCTAGACCCCAACTACCAGTCCATCAAGTGGCAACCGCATCAGCAGAACAAATGGGCGACACTGTACGACGCTAACTACAAGGAGCT GCCCATGCTCACCTACCGCGTGGACGCCGACAAAGGCTTCAACTTTTCGGTGGGCGACGACGCCTTCGTGTGCCAGAAGAAGAACCACTTCCAGGTGACGGCGTACATCGGCATGCTGGGCGAGCCCAAGTACGTCAAGACGCCCGAAGGCCTCAAGCCCCTGGACTGCTTCTACCTGAAGCTGCACGGAGTGAAG TTGGAGGCCCTGAACCAGTCCATCAACATCGAGCAGTCGCAGTCGGACCGAAGCAAGCGGCCCTTCAACCCCGTCTC GGTCAATCTGCCCCCCGAACAGGTCACGAAAGTGACTGTGGGGAGGCTGCACTTCAGCGAGACCACTGCCAACAACATGCGCAAGAAGGGCAAGCCCAACCCCGACCAGAG GTACTTCATGCTGGTGGTGGCCCTCCAGGCCCACGCACAAAATCAGAACTACACACTGGCCGCCCAGATCTCAGAGCGCATCATCGTCCGG GCCTCCAATCCAGGCCAGTTTGAGAGTGATAGCGAGGTGCTGTGGCAGCGGGCGCAGGTGCCGGACACGGTCTTCCACCATGGCCGTGTAGGCATCAACACGGACCGGCCCGATGAGGCGCTGGTGGTGCACGGCAACGTCAAGGTCATGGGCTCGCTCATGCACCCCTCGGACCTGCGGGCGAAGGAGCACGtgcaggag GTGGACACCACCGAGCAGCTGAAGAGGATCTCGCGCATGCGGCTGGTGCACTACAGGTACAAGCCGGAGTTTGCCGCCACTGCCGGCATCGAAGCCGCTGCGCCAGAAACGG GTGTCATCGCTCAGGAGGTGAAGGAGATCCTGCCCGAGGCCGTGAAGGACACGGGAGACGTGGTCTTTGCCAATGGGAAAACCATAGAGAACTTCCTGGTGGTGAACAAG GAGCGCATCTTCATGGAGAACGTGGGTGCCGTGAAGGAGCTGTGCAAGCTGACGGACAACCTGGAGACGCGCATCGACGAGCTGGAGCGCTGGAGCCACAAGCTGGCCAAGCTGCGGCGTCTCGACAGCCTCAAGTCCACCGGCAGCTCGGGCGCCTTCAG CCATGCAGGGAGCCAGTTCAGCCGGGCAGGCAGCGTCCCCCACAAGAAGAGGCCCCCCAAGGTGGCCAGCAAG TCATCATCTGTGGTCCCAGACCAGGCCTGCATCAGCCAGCGCTTCCTGCAGGGAACCATCGTGGCCCTGGTGGTGGTCATGGCCTTCAG CGTGGTGTCCATGTCCACATTGTACGTGCTGAGCCTGCGCACCGAGGAGGATCTGGTGGAAAGTGATGG CTCTTTTGCCGTGTCTACTTCCTGTCTTCTGGCCCTGCTCCGGCCCCAGCACCCTGGGGGGAGCGAGGCCATGTGCCCATG CAGGTCCAGCCAGAGCTTTGGGACCACTCAGCTCCGACAGTCCCCCGTGACCACTGGGGTGCTGGGCCCGCAGCCCTCTCTGCTGCTGG GTACCACTGGCCCGACCCGCTCAGCCCCAGCTCCGGCACTCCGCACCTTGGACCTGTGCTCTACCCACCCCTGCCCCGTCATTTGCTGCTCCTCGCCCAGCCCCACTCCCTCCACCGACCCTAGTCTGGGCCCCAGCTTTAATCCCGGTCGTGGTCTCAGCCCTAGTCCCAGCCCCACCACCAACCGCTCAG GCCCCAGCCAGATGGCCCTGCTGCCGGTCACCAACATCAGAGCCAAGTCCTGGGGCCTGTCAGCCAATGGCATTGGCTACTTCAAGCATCCAAAGAGCTCGAACCCCATGGCCAGCCCTGTGGTCCCCTTTCCTGGGGGCCAGGGCAAAGCCAAGAATGGCCCCAGCCTTGGTCTCCATGGCCGGGGCCGCCGAGCGGTTCCCGAGCCTGGCCTGAGCCCTGCTCAGCCCACTCAGGCCTGGGGCCAGCCAG CCTCTCTCCTTGCAGACCCAGTGCCATCCCTGACCTCCATCCAGGTGTTGGAGAATTCGATGCCCATTACTTCCCAGTACTGCACTTCAGAGGATGCCTGCAG GCCTGGAAACGTCACCTACCACATCCCGGTCAGCAGCAGCACCCCCCTGCACCTCCGCCTGACCCTGCAGATGAA CTCCTCGTCCCCCGTGTCCGTGGTGCTGTGCAGCCTGATGTCAAAGGAGGAGCCGTGTGAAGAGGGGGGCTTTCTACAGAGCCTTCACGCCCACCAGGACACCCAG